The following are from one region of the bacterium genome:
- a CDS encoding VWA domain-containing protein: MNRKIAMACFGMWAPCLLASGAIAQERPAGVFGERLEVRVVNVEVVVEDKQGNRVSDLAEDDFRLRVDGKEVPIGFFSEISEGRLLEKKVLASKEKMPAAPNVGVEAGQRVGTSYLVFIDDYFTKIARDRNQVIQGIVESLDRLGPEDRMAIVAFDGKRIEMLTSWTQSELRLRSTLEQAIRRRARGFTSASLVNATDATGSFEVTEAGSVQDTRDDPPAPTFEGIRAASREADACATINFLERQLKRVTSGVTATLRSFGSPPGRKVMLLLSGGWPSSAYEYVMGATPAIHRTGECGHQGPKLLRPMYEVANLLGYTLYPVDVPGNTGLDDSVGVTIFRAPFRESEVQATLAVLAVETGGQAMLGESRLKAFDTVIEDTRSYYWLGFTPDWQGDDKNHKIRLEVTRPGLKVRYREGFQDLSRSKELGFMVESALYFGDLPGANPLEVRLGPVPKKGRRVEVPVEIRIPMDEVTMLPYEGRFVAELELRIGALNDAGERNEISVVPVVLSGDEPPPAGAYATYELEIKVKREPQDLVFALHDPLGDTILATSTKLGI; this comes from the coding sequence ATGAATCGCAAGATAGCCATGGCGTGTTTCGGAATGTGGGCGCCTTGTCTCCTCGCCTCCGGAGCGATCGCTCAGGAACGGCCGGCGGGCGTTTTCGGAGAGCGCCTCGAGGTGCGTGTGGTCAACGTCGAGGTGGTTGTGGAAGATAAGCAGGGCAACCGGGTCTCGGACCTCGCCGAGGATGACTTCCGGCTTCGGGTGGACGGCAAGGAGGTGCCTATCGGCTTCTTCTCCGAGATCTCGGAGGGTCGGCTGCTCGAGAAGAAAGTGCTGGCATCCAAGGAGAAGATGCCAGCCGCCCCGAATGTAGGTGTCGAGGCCGGGCAGCGCGTCGGCACCAGCTACTTGGTATTCATCGACGACTATTTCACCAAGATCGCGCGAGACCGCAACCAGGTGATCCAGGGCATCGTCGAAAGTCTCGATCGACTGGGTCCGGAGGATCGAATGGCTATCGTCGCCTTCGACGGCAAGCGGATCGAGATGCTGACCTCCTGGACCCAGTCCGAGCTGCGCTTGAGGTCGACCCTCGAGCAGGCGATACGGCGTAGGGCGCGCGGCTTTACCTCAGCGTCCCTTGTGAATGCGACCGACGCGACAGGGAGCTTCGAGGTGACGGAAGCGGGCTCGGTCCAGGACACCAGGGACGATCCGCCAGCTCCCACCTTTGAGGGCATTCGTGCAGCGAGTCGTGAGGCCGACGCCTGCGCGACGATCAACTTCCTGGAGCGGCAGCTGAAGCGAGTGACCTCCGGGGTCACCGCGACCCTGCGCAGTTTCGGGTCGCCGCCGGGACGCAAGGTGATGTTGCTTCTCTCCGGCGGCTGGCCAAGCTCCGCATACGAATACGTTATGGGCGCCACTCCGGCGATTCACCGCACCGGTGAGTGCGGCCACCAGGGGCCGAAGCTCCTCCGCCCCATGTACGAAGTGGCCAACCTGCTCGGCTATACGCTCTATCCGGTAGACGTTCCGGGCAATACGGGGCTGGATGACAGTGTCGGTGTGACCATCTTCAGGGCTCCTTTTCGGGAGTCCGAAGTACAGGCCACACTCGCGGTCCTTGCGGTCGAGACCGGTGGGCAGGCGATGCTTGGTGAGTCGCGCCTGAAGGCCTTCGATACCGTGATCGAAGACACCCGTTCCTACTACTGGCTCGGTTTCACGCCCGATTGGCAGGGCGACGACAAGAATCACAAGATCAGGCTCGAGGTGACGCGCCCCGGGCTCAAGGTCCGCTACCGCGAGGGGTTCCAGGATCTGTCACGGTCGAAGGAGCTCGGCTTCATGGTCGAGAGCGCGCTCTATTTCGGCGACTTACCAGGAGCCAATCCGCTCGAGGTGCGGCTAGGGCCGGTGCCCAAGAAGGGGCGCAGGGTCGAGGTGCCGGTCGAGATCCGAATTCCGATGGACGAGGTCACTATGCTGCCCTATGAGGGTCGTTTCGTCGCCGAGCTCGAGCTGAGAATCGGCGCGCTCAACGATGCCGGGGAGCGCAACGAGATCTCGGTGGTGCCGGTGGTCTTGAGTGGCGACGAGCCGCCCCCGGCCGGGGCCTATGCCACCTACGAGCTCGAGATCAAGGTCAAGCGTGAGCCTCAGGACCTGGTGTTCGCCCTGCACGATCCGCTGGGCGACACGATTCTGGCGACCTCGACCAAGCTGGGGATCTAG
- a CDS encoding VWA domain-containing protein: MTHKAAQASSVLLALFLVTSFAVADEDPAAIFGERVEVRVVNVEVVVEDREGNRVHNLALDDFVLRIDGKAVPIGFFSEIADGRVLDRRLLETDVDTPVSGVKGLDAGQEVGTSYLVFIDDYFTTVARDRNQVIQGIIDGLYRLGSEDRMAIVAFDGRKIEMLSSWSQSRSRLSSTLERAKLRQARGIRTNTETQRADSNTRLGAVQPAAARIPAEAQAAFENAGEAIPVTDLPPLDVASPEADSCAAINFLERQLRRVTSGVTATLRSFSSPPGRKVMLVLSGGWPSSAYDYLLGPTQPLLETGECGAASERIVKPMYDIANLLGYTLYPIDLPDESRLSVHADEADDLALAATGPGITGSSLSRIPTAAFRESEIHATLAELAVETGGRAMLDGARLSAFETVVDNTRSYYWLGFVPAWRGDDRDHDIKLDVREPGLRVRYREGFQDLSRSKELGFMVESALFFGELPGSKPLQVRLGAVPRKGRRVEVPLELRIPMDELTMLLDRGRYVARLELRIGSLNENGERNEISVVPVALSDDEPPPPGAYAAYELEIKVKRQAQDLVFVLHDPLGDTILAAATKLAL; encoded by the coding sequence ATGACCCACAAGGCGGCGCAAGCGTCCTCTGTCCTCTTGGCTCTGTTCTTGGTGACCTCTTTTGCGGTCGCCGATGAAGATCCGGCAGCTATTTTCGGGGAGAGGGTCGAGGTTCGAGTGGTCAACGTCGAGGTAGTGGTCGAAGACCGTGAAGGGAACCGTGTCCATAATCTAGCCCTTGATGATTTCGTTCTTAGGATCGACGGGAAAGCGGTTCCGATCGGCTTCTTCTCCGAGATTGCCGACGGTCGTGTACTCGACCGGAGGCTTCTTGAGACGGACGTCGACACTCCAGTCTCCGGCGTCAAGGGGCTCGATGCCGGCCAGGAGGTGGGCACCAGCTACCTGGTGTTCATCGACGACTACTTCACCACCGTTGCTCGAGATCGCAACCAGGTGATTCAAGGCATCATCGACGGTCTTTACCGCCTCGGATCCGAGGACCGCATGGCGATTGTCGCGTTCGACGGCCGCAAGATCGAGATGCTGAGCTCGTGGTCCCAGTCCCGGTCCCGGTTGAGTTCGACCCTCGAGCGGGCAAAGCTGCGCCAGGCTCGAGGTATCCGGACGAACACGGAGACGCAGCGAGCTGACAGCAATACTCGGCTCGGTGCGGTCCAGCCGGCGGCGGCACGCATACCGGCCGAGGCGCAAGCTGCATTCGAGAATGCCGGCGAAGCGATCCCAGTCACGGACCTGCCGCCACTCGATGTCGCCAGCCCGGAGGCCGATTCCTGTGCCGCGATCAACTTCCTGGAGAGACAGCTCCGACGGGTGACATCGGGAGTCACGGCGACATTGCGGAGTTTCTCATCTCCTCCAGGGCGTAAGGTCATGCTGGTCCTGTCCGGGGGCTGGCCGAGTTCCGCCTACGACTACCTTCTCGGTCCGACACAGCCGTTGCTCGAGACCGGAGAGTGTGGGGCTGCGTCCGAGCGGATCGTAAAGCCCATGTACGACATCGCCAACCTGCTGGGCTACACGCTCTATCCGATCGATCTCCCAGACGAGTCTCGACTGAGCGTACATGCCGACGAAGCCGACGACTTGGCTCTGGCGGCGACAGGGCCGGGGATTACCGGCAGCTCACTCTCCCGAATTCCGACTGCGGCCTTTCGGGAATCCGAGATCCACGCAACGCTGGCGGAGCTGGCCGTCGAGACCGGCGGACGTGCGATGTTGGATGGCGCCCGCTTGAGCGCGTTCGAGACCGTCGTTGACAACACCCGCTCGTACTACTGGTTGGGCTTCGTTCCCGCTTGGCGCGGCGACGACCGCGATCACGACATCAAGCTGGACGTCCGAGAGCCCGGATTGCGGGTACGCTATCGGGAGGGCTTTCAGGATCTGTCCCGATCCAAGGAGCTCGGGTTCATGGTCGAGAGCGCCCTGTTCTTCGGAGAACTGCCGGGCTCGAAGCCTCTGCAGGTTCGGCTTGGTGCCGTGCCCAGGAAAGGCCGCAGGGTTGAGGTGCCGCTCGAGCTCAGGATTCCGATGGACGAGCTCACTATGTTGCTTGATCGAGGCCGCTACGTGGCGAGGCTCGAGCTACGCATTGGCTCACTGAACGAGAATGGCGAGCGAAACGAGATCTCGGTGGTGCCGGTGGCGTTGAGTGACGACGAGCCGCCGCCGCCCGGGGCATACGCCGCCTACGAGCTCGAGATCAAGGTCAAGCGCCAGGCGCAGGATCTCGTCTTCGTTCTTCACGATCCGCTCGGCGATACGATTCTAGCCGCGGCGACCAAGCTCGCGCTCTAG
- a CDS encoding PQQ-binding-like beta-propeller repeat protein has product MRSSSLTSSLLVSLLLASFVLALPAPTPAGDTEDWTRWGGPSQDFKAPAADIAQRWPATGPKRLWSRELGDGYSTVLVEGGRLYTMYRAGEEEAVICLDAESGKTLWERRYDHDPHENHVTQFGIGPRATPLVSGERIYTIGVAGRLHVLDKSTGEVIWSQDLWGEEFGGNLLPHGYASSPVEYADTVIALVGGENKSIVAFNKKDGSVAWQSLSFANSYATPKIFDIQGQDQLVTFMAQELVGVDPTNGELLWSHPVENQFQQNINPPTLVDGRYLFLSSLQAGSHGLELIRSDDGKTQVKELWSTRKIQFYHVTSVGDGDYVYGTSGGGSPAFMSAINVKTGEIPWRRRGFAKANTVFADGRVIVLDEDGKLYLTTATPEDMTIHSEVELLNRVAWTAPTIVGKTMYVRDKVNIMALDLSTETSSPDGEDVATGVAEAVEVALEAEATDVAEAAFDSVESSLGALEEDPNEPEALRILRKVDAATKAVSGVRYKATSKPSGAATNFAAPTAGDALMFGWTGTGPENFHTNVKSTRVGSDEPIELTAGGDGDLYFLIDHKTQKAYVDMDPNVTGSGGRTLGNIRMIEFIHPTPFDDEINGDKAELMGTENVAGVECYKIHVTYAGGQGESTWFFSTQDYLPRRRIRIFNTPQGEGAIDITVSELSVDPDVVPAAFKLELPEGYERVDDFAP; this is encoded by the coding sequence ATGAGGTCATCCAGTCTCACCAGTTCGCTGCTCGTATCTCTCCTGCTTGCCTCCTTTGTCTTGGCTCTCCCAGCCCCGACACCCGCCGGCGACACCGAAGACTGGACGCGCTGGGGCGGTCCCAGCCAAGATTTCAAAGCACCGGCTGCCGACATAGCCCAGCGCTGGCCCGCTACCGGTCCCAAGAGGCTCTGGTCTCGCGAGCTCGGCGACGGCTATTCCACGGTTCTGGTCGAGGGCGGCCGTCTCTACACCATGTACCGGGCCGGCGAGGAGGAGGCGGTGATCTGCCTCGACGCCGAAAGCGGCAAGACGCTCTGGGAGCGACGCTACGACCACGACCCGCATGAGAACCACGTCACGCAGTTCGGAATCGGCCCGCGAGCCACCCCTCTCGTCTCGGGCGAGCGGATCTACACCATCGGAGTTGCCGGCCGCTTGCACGTCCTCGACAAGTCCACCGGCGAGGTCATCTGGTCACAGGACCTTTGGGGAGAGGAGTTCGGCGGCAATCTGCTTCCTCATGGGTACGCCTCGAGCCCGGTCGAGTACGCAGACACCGTCATCGCGCTCGTCGGCGGCGAGAACAAGAGCATCGTTGCCTTCAACAAGAAGGACGGTTCCGTGGCCTGGCAGAGTCTGAGCTTCGCCAACAGCTACGCGACGCCCAAGATCTTCGATATCCAAGGCCAGGACCAGCTGGTCACGTTCATGGCCCAGGAGCTCGTCGGGGTCGACCCGACCAACGGCGAGCTGCTCTGGAGCCACCCGGTGGAGAACCAGTTCCAGCAGAACATCAACCCGCCGACTCTGGTCGACGGCAGGTATCTCTTTCTGTCCTCGCTACAAGCCGGTTCGCACGGCCTCGAGCTCATCCGTAGCGACGACGGAAAGACCCAAGTCAAGGAGCTCTGGTCGACGCGCAAGATCCAGTTCTACCACGTGACTAGCGTCGGCGATGGCGACTATGTCTACGGCACCAGCGGCGGCGGCTCACCCGCCTTTATGTCGGCCATCAATGTCAAGACGGGCGAGATTCCGTGGCGGCGGCGCGGTTTCGCCAAGGCCAACACCGTTTTCGCCGACGGCCGGGTGATCGTGCTCGACGAAGACGGCAAGCTCTACCTCACCACCGCGACGCCCGAAGACATGACGATCCACTCCGAGGTCGAGCTCCTGAACCGGGTGGCCTGGACGGCACCGACCATCGTGGGCAAGACCATGTACGTGCGCGACAAGGTCAACATCATGGCTCTGGATCTGAGTACCGAGACGTCGAGTCCGGATGGCGAAGACGTCGCGACCGGGGTCGCGGAGGCCGTCGAGGTTGCTCTCGAGGCGGAGGCAACAGATGTCGCCGAGGCGGCGTTCGATTCTGTCGAGAGCAGCCTGGGCGCCCTGGAGGAAGATCCCAACGAGCCCGAAGCACTCAGGATTCTGAGGAAGGTCGACGCCGCGACCAAAGCGGTCTCCGGCGTTCGCTACAAGGCAACCAGCAAGCCGAGTGGCGCCGCTACCAACTTCGCCGCCCCCACCGCGGGCGATGCCCTGATGTTCGGCTGGACCGGTACCGGACCGGAGAACTTCCACACCAACGTCAAGAGCACACGGGTTGGCTCCGACGAACCGATCGAGCTGACCGCCGGGGGAGACGGAGACCTCTACTTCTTGATCGATCATAAGACCCAGAAGGCCTACGTCGATATGGATCCCAACGTCACAGGGTCGGGCGGCCGGACTCTCGGCAACATCCGAATGATCGAGTTCATCCACCCGACGCCGTTCGACGACGAGATCAACGGCGACAAGGCCGAGCTCATGGGGACCGAGAACGTCGCCGGCGTGGAATGCTACAAGATCCACGTGACCTACGCCGGTGGCCAAGGTGAGTCGACCTGGTTCTTCTCCACCCAGGACTACCTCCCCCGCAGACGGATACGGATCTTCAACACTCCTCAGGGCGAGGGCGCGATCGACATCACCGTGAGCGAGCTCAGTGTGGACCCGGACGTGGTGCCCGCGGCCTTCAAACTCGAGCTACCGGAAGGCTACGAGCGAGTCGACGACTTCGCGCCCTAG
- a CDS encoding CPBP family intramembrane metalloprotease: MTDPKDSRQIGESSVVAEGRLHDPRRRLAWIAVLVVVGVHLAFALLSGNLGASTGAGNAAALGGTLSSLVLVFVFQRALGLEVGEFGLRRPASWPRVIALGVLVALVSGTLAQGLMAYVISPLISAAPPDVTRFDAVRGNLSRLLMTVPTVWLTSAFPEEVIWRGFLMTRIAKLVGGSSSAWALALVLTSLHFGLIHFYQGVSGMAVTGIVGLLYGGAFLIFGRNLWVPIVAHAATHLISFTAMYMGFV; the protein is encoded by the coding sequence GTGACCGACCCGAAAGACAGCCGGCAAATCGGCGAGAGCTCCGTGGTGGCCGAAGGGCGGTTGCATGATCCGCGGCGCAGACTCGCTTGGATCGCTGTTCTGGTCGTCGTTGGCGTGCACCTTGCCTTTGCGCTCTTGAGCGGGAACTTGGGCGCCAGCACCGGTGCCGGCAATGCGGCTGCGCTCGGAGGCACGCTATCGAGCCTGGTGCTGGTGTTCGTCTTTCAGCGCGCGCTGGGGCTCGAGGTCGGTGAATTTGGCCTGAGGCGACCCGCAAGCTGGCCTCGGGTCATCGCCTTGGGGGTTCTGGTGGCCCTAGTGAGCGGAACGCTGGCGCAGGGCCTGATGGCCTACGTGATCAGTCCTTTGATCAGCGCTGCTCCGCCCGACGTGACCCGCTTCGACGCCGTTCGGGGAAACCTGAGCAGGCTGCTGATGACGGTGCCGACCGTCTGGCTGACCAGCGCTTTTCCCGAGGAGGTGATCTGGCGCGGATTCTTGATGACACGCATCGCCAAACTGGTCGGGGGTTCGAGCAGCGCCTGGGCGCTGGCTCTGGTCCTCACCTCGCTGCACTTCGGGTTGATTCACTTCTATCAGGGTGTATCCGGTATGGCGGTCACCGGTATCGTGGGCTTGCTGTACGGCGGAGCGTTTCTGATCTTTGGCCGCAACCTCTGGGTGCCGATCGTGGCGCACGCGGCTACCCACCTGATCAGCTTCACCGCGATGTACATGGGATTCGTGTAG
- a CDS encoding GTPase Era yields MTRFRSGTVALVGRPNAGKSTLMNRYLGEKLAIVSDKPQTTRHRLVGILTTERGQMVFYDTPGVHKPLHQLNRRMVQYAVDALNDADVVCLLADATQKFAGGDAHMLALLERTNVRRFVALNKVDIVAKPKLLPLIGRYAESALFEEIIPISALDGDGCDTLLDFLFEALPEGEPLYDPELLTLHPEKFLSAELIREKVLLETRDELPYTTAVVIELWEDNEPRNLTRIHASLLVEKPGQKAILIGRQGATIKKLGTAARLDLERLLGRRVFLDLNVRCEPRWRESRRLLNDLDRDLLPHSL; encoded by the coding sequence ATGACCCGTTTTCGTTCCGGCACGGTGGCTCTGGTCGGGCGGCCCAACGCTGGCAAATCGACCCTGATGAACCGCTACCTGGGCGAGAAGCTGGCCATCGTGTCCGACAAGCCGCAGACGACGAGACACCGGTTGGTCGGCATTCTGACCACCGAACGCGGGCAGATGGTCTTCTACGACACTCCGGGGGTCCACAAACCTCTTCACCAGCTCAATCGGCGCATGGTCCAGTATGCGGTAGATGCGCTCAACGACGCCGACGTCGTCTGCCTCCTGGCCGACGCCACCCAGAAGTTCGCCGGCGGCGACGCGCATATGCTGGCGCTGCTCGAGCGCACGAATGTGCGTCGCTTTGTAGCTCTGAACAAGGTCGACATCGTCGCGAAGCCCAAACTGTTGCCCCTGATCGGACGCTACGCCGAGTCTGCGCTGTTCGAGGAGATCATCCCGATCTCGGCGCTCGACGGAGATGGTTGTGACACGCTTCTGGACTTCCTCTTCGAGGCACTGCCCGAGGGCGAGCCGCTGTACGATCCCGAGCTCCTGACCCTGCATCCGGAGAAGTTCCTGTCCGCGGAGCTCATTCGCGAGAAGGTTCTGCTCGAGACGCGGGACGAGCTGCCGTACACGACCGCGGTGGTGATCGAGCTGTGGGAGGACAACGAGCCCAGAAACCTGACCAGGATTCACGCGTCCCTGCTGGTCGAGAAGCCCGGCCAAAAGGCGATCCTGATCGGCCGTCAGGGCGCGACCATCAAGAAGCTCGGCACCGCTGCCCGCCTCGATCTCGAACGGCTCCTGGGCCGCCGCGTCTTTCTCGATCTCAACGTTCGTTGCGAGCCTCGCTGGCGTGAGAGCAGGCGGCTTCTCAACGACCTCGACCGCGACCTCCTGCCGCATTCGCTCTAG
- a CDS encoding HlyC/CorC family transporter has protein sequence MNGGLGNPAFLALIAGLVGVVAILFQVLAAMLDRPGPIRVRHWAEEAGGKLEELYTAPTRFEAFRYLLSFLAKALPIALVLSVAAVARGVGAAERSAMFWGVGIAVVVLLATEIFNRVFVGTNAERVLRRLTPTYRLARWILSPFVPLISRIVHAAADENGDSGEPEDEASDGEIEAFLDVGAKEGIIEPDEGDLIMRVIDFGDSIVRSVMTPRIDMVCAPATTDLDDLVALFLESQHSRIPLYVDSVDDIRGVLHIRDVLAASQSEAPPPPRSLAREAFIVPETKPLAELLREMQAGHHQMAIVVEEYGGIAGLVTVEDLLEEIVGEIVDEHEEDEFGARQLEAGGWRLEGMTPLDDLEDLFDVELDDEPYETVGGLIFGHLGDLPEPGAIVEAHGLRFVVERVGERRVERLRVERASNSDGNAESTETP, from the coding sequence GTGAACGGCGGACTGGGCAACCCGGCCTTTCTCGCGCTGATTGCCGGGCTCGTCGGCGTGGTGGCGATCCTCTTTCAAGTGCTGGCCGCGATGTTGGACCGGCCGGGTCCGATTCGAGTGCGGCATTGGGCCGAAGAGGCCGGCGGCAAGCTGGAGGAGCTCTACACCGCGCCGACCAGGTTCGAGGCGTTTCGTTACCTTCTGAGCTTCCTCGCCAAGGCCCTGCCGATAGCCCTCGTGCTGAGCGTGGCGGCGGTCGCGCGCGGCGTTGGAGCCGCGGAGCGCTCAGCGATGTTCTGGGGAGTCGGGATTGCGGTGGTGGTGCTGCTTGCGACCGAGATCTTCAATCGAGTTTTCGTCGGCACCAACGCCGAGAGGGTGCTTCGCCGGCTCACGCCGACCTACCGATTGGCGCGTTGGATTTTGAGCCCGTTCGTGCCTCTGATCTCGCGGATCGTGCACGCGGCCGCCGATGAGAACGGGGACTCGGGCGAGCCCGAAGACGAGGCTTCGGACGGGGAGATCGAGGCGTTTCTGGATGTCGGTGCCAAGGAGGGAATCATCGAGCCCGACGAGGGCGACCTCATCATGCGGGTCATTGATTTCGGTGACTCCATCGTCAGGAGCGTGATGACGCCCAGAATCGACATGGTGTGCGCGCCCGCGACAACCGATCTAGACGACCTGGTCGCACTGTTTCTGGAGTCGCAGCACTCGCGGATTCCCCTCTACGTCGATTCGGTGGACGATATACGCGGGGTGCTTCACATTCGTGACGTCTTGGCGGCGTCGCAGTCGGAGGCGCCGCCGCCTCCGCGCAGCCTGGCTCGCGAGGCCTTCATCGTGCCCGAGACCAAGCCACTCGCCGAGCTGCTGCGCGAGATGCAGGCCGGTCACCACCAGATGGCGATCGTGGTCGAGGAGTATGGAGGCATCGCGGGCCTGGTCACGGTCGAGGATCTGCTCGAGGAGATCGTGGGTGAGATCGTCGACGAGCACGAGGAAGACGAATTCGGAGCCAGGCAGTTGGAAGCCGGCGGCTGGCGCCTGGAGGGCATGACGCCTCTCGACGATCTCGAGGATCTGTTCGATGTCGAGTTGGATGACGAGCCCTACGAAACCGTTGGCGGCCTGATATTCGGTCATCTGGGCGATTTGCCCGAGCCCGGTGCGATTGTCGAGGCCCATGGACTGCGATTCGTGGTCGAGCGAGTCGGCGAGAGACGGGTAGAGCGGCTCAGGGTCGAACGCGCGTCCAACTCCGACGGGAACGCCGAATCTACGGAAACACCATGA